The following nucleotide sequence is from Tolumonas lignilytica.
GTTCAAAAGAGGTATGTTCAATGACCTCATCGCGGGTATAACCGAAGAGTTGTAAAAAGGCTTCATTGACATCAATGAACTTTCCCGAAGGGTAATGACTGATTGCGATGGCAAGGGGGTTTTCATAGAAAACCGTAGAAAAACGAGCTTCACTCTCCATGAGTGCCAGCTCCCTTTTTTTACGGGCAGTTATATTATGGGCTATACCAAAAATGCCTGAAACTTGGCCATTATGGTCCATCATCGGACCTTTGGTAACGTGAAAGGTCATTGATTCATTTGAGAGTGTGGTTAATGACTCTTCATGTGTTTGGATCTGACCGGAATTCATGATCGATTTATCGATAGCCGTGATTTGTGCGGCAATGTCTTCAGGAAAAATGAACGCATCATCATGACCTATGATGTCAGTCAACGGTTTACCAACAAAGGTTGATGCAGCCTGATTAGCCAGTAGGTAGATACCGTTGAGGTCTTTGACAAAAATAGCATCGGTTGAGCCTGTTACGACGGCGCTCAGCAGTCGCTGTTGCTTGGTTAGTTCTTCCTCGGCCAGTTTACGCGCCATACGGTCGTTGGCTTCGCGTAAACAGCGATGTAACGATGGTACTAATCGTTTCAAGTTATCTTTCAGCAAGAAATCCCACACGCCAAGCCTTAGCAATTCAAAGGCTTTTTCCTCTCCGATGCTGCCTGATACGAGGATGACCGGGGTATTGGGTAAACGAGAACAAATCAATGCTAAATTATTTTCAAAGCTGAGCTTGGGGACACTGTAATCCGATAAAATAATATCCCAGTGACCAGTTTCCAATGCGTGCTGTAACTCATCAATGGTATCGATTCTAACGCAGAGAGCATTGACGCCTTCAACCCGCAGATGCCGTTCAATGAGCCGAAAATCAGAGTGGGAATCTTCGATAACAAGAATGGAGAGCGAGTCAGTCATGGGAGTTGATTCCTTGAAGGCGCGGGTTTATTGGTCAGCATCCAATAAATACCGAGACGAGCGACGGTTTCTGCAAATTCACTGAAATCCAGCGGTTTATTGACGAAGCTATTTGCCCCATTCTCATAACTTTTCAGTCGATCGCGTTCATCATCGGATGATGTCAGGATCACTATGGGTAATAATTTGGTCTGTGGATCAAGGCGTAATTTAGCTAATACGTCTAAGCCGTTGACCCGAGGCAGGTTGATGTCGAGCAACACTACGGTAGGTAAGGGCATTCCTTGCAGATGAGCAAATTCATTTTCCTGAAAAAGATAATCTAACGCTTGCTGACCATCTCTGACGACATCAATCTGATTGGCCAGATTCATTTTCTTCAGCGAACGCAATATCAGTTTTTCATCTTGAGGATTATCTTCAACCAGTAATAAACTCATGCTTTGTCCCCATCTTCCACGTTGTGCTCTTGTGGTAGTGTAAAACAGAATGTTGCACCTTCACCGGGTTGGGCCGTCGCGGTGATTTGTCCTCCGTGACGATGAATGATCCGTTGCACCGTGGCTAACCCGATCCCCATGCCTGGAAATTCATCTTGCCGGTGTAAGCGTTGGAAAGGTTTAAACAGGCGGTCTGCATGCGCCATATCAAATCCGTCACCGTTATCAGAAATACAAAAACCGGGTTGGTTTTCTATTGCGCCGGCGTAAACCCTGATCGTGGCATCGCTTTTTTTCGCTGTATATTTCCAGGCATTACTGAGTAAATTACGCATGACTGCTTCCAGCATGCGCTCATCACCGTAGGCTTGCAATCCATCTGCTATTTGCTGTTGGACGTTTCGCGTTGGTTCAGAACGAGATAACTCAGCTAAAATACGTGCTGCCATCAGGGTAAGATCAACATGATCACGACGTAATTCTCCGCGGGTGCTGCGAGACAGAATCAAAATGCCATCAATCAATTCTCCCATCCGCTGGCTGGCCATGTTTATTTCATTCAGATAATCCAGTGCTTCTTCATTGAGCTGTGGGCCGTAATCTTCGGTTAAAGCCTGCGAAAAACCACTCATGGCGCGTAGCGGGGCGCGTAAATCATGTGAAACCGCATAGGCAAAAGCATCTAACTCTTGATTGGCTGCTTTTAACTCCGTGGTGCGTTGTTCCACCCTGAGTTCCAATTCAGAATTCAGCTTCCGAATTTCTTCTTCGGCATGTTTACGATCCGTAATATCAGTGAAAATACAGGCAAATCGCCCTTTTTGAGGGGAGTACAGCGAGTTTTCGTA
It contains:
- a CDS encoding response regulator, which gives rise to MSLLLVEDNPQDEKLILRSLKKMNLANQIDVVRDGQQALDYLFQENEFAHLQGMPLPTVVLLDINLPRVNGLDVLAKLRLDPQTKLLPIVILTSSDDERDRLKSYENGANSFVNKPLDFSEFAETVARLGIYWMLTNKPAPSRNQLP